In Ancalomicrobiaceae bacterium S20, the following proteins share a genomic window:
- a CDS encoding 50S ribosomal protein L11 methyltransferase: MPTFLLTLDATAAVATALADALGDDVMLADAAGAFDLGDGTWRLEAYCPERPDLDLFADAFAPMAADAGGLALDAARALLGRAAVRPLDADDWSSYGLDTLAALRAGRFRIWGEHNRPQEEASFGRHDLVIEASTAFGTGDHASTLLSLAALDRVLKRRRPRNILDLGTGTGILGLAALKAVPDARVVASDIEPVAVRTAERNRRLNAVGARFTARLADGLADPVIRAAAPSTSCSPTSCPTRSAGSPVRSCR, from the coding sequence ATGCCGACCTTTCTCCTGACCCTCGATGCCACCGCCGCGGTGGCGACCGCGCTCGCCGATGCGCTCGGCGACGACGTGATGCTCGCCGATGCGGCCGGCGCCTTCGACCTCGGCGACGGCACCTGGCGCCTCGAGGCCTATTGCCCCGAACGGCCCGATCTCGACCTGTTCGCCGACGCCTTCGCGCCCATGGCGGCGGACGCCGGCGGCCTGGCGCTCGATGCGGCCCGCGCCCTGCTCGGCCGCGCCGCCGTGCGCCCGCTCGATGCCGACGACTGGTCGTCCTACGGGCTCGACACGCTCGCGGCGCTCCGCGCCGGCCGGTTCCGGATCTGGGGCGAGCACAATCGCCCGCAGGAGGAGGCGAGCTTCGGCCGCCACGATCTCGTCATCGAGGCTTCAACAGCTTTCGGCACCGGCGACCACGCCTCGACGCTTCTGTCGCTCGCCGCGCTCGATCGCGTGCTGAAGCGCCGGCGGCCACGCAACATCCTCGATCTCGGCACCGGCACCGGCATTCTCGGCCTCGCCGCGCTGAAGGCCGTGCCGGATGCGCGCGTGGTCGCCTCGGACATCGAGCCGGTCGCGGTCAGAACCGCCGAGCGCAACCGGCGGCTCAATGCGGTCGGCGCGCGCTTCACGGCCCGGCTCGCCGACGGCCTCGCCGACCCGGTGATCCGCGCCGCCGCCCCTTCGACCTCGTGCTCGCCAACATCCTGCCCGACCCGCTCTGCCGGCTCGCCGGTCCGCTCGTGCCGCTGA
- a CDS encoding FAD-linked oxidase C-terminal domain-containing protein, which produces MTMTAPPMLRNDAGIATAVAVLKQRFGEQISTGEAIRTQHGHTLTWIPNQIPDAVVFARSEAEVQDAVKIAAAHRCPVIPFGTGTSLEGHLNAPAGGVSIDVSQMNRVLRVNAEDLDCVIEPGVTRKALNETLRDTGLFFPIDPGADASLGGMAATRASGTNAVRYGTMREAVMALRAVTADGSVVTTSRRAKKSAAGYDLTRLFVGSEGTLGIFTELTLRLFGIPEVIGAGVCTFPTVKAAADAVILTIQSGIPVARIELLDTLQVKMVNAYSKLTLPESPLLLVEFHGTAAGVAEQSTLFGEIAADCGGGPYQATTEPEQRSKLWQARHDVYWSVVNAAPGKRAVATDVCVPISRLAECIDATAADVAETGILAPIVGHVGDGNFHVQPLVDPNDPAEIAKVEAFIERLVYRALAMEGTCTGEHGVGQGKMAYLEAEHGPEALELMRRIKKAFDPDDILNPGKIVI; this is translated from the coding sequence ATGACAATGACGGCGCCGCCGATGTTGCGCAACGACGCAGGGATCGCCACCGCGGTCGCGGTCCTGAAGCAGCGCTTCGGCGAGCAGATCTCGACCGGCGAGGCGATCCGCACCCAGCACGGGCACACGCTGACCTGGATTCCGAACCAGATCCCCGACGCGGTCGTGTTCGCCCGCTCCGAGGCGGAGGTGCAGGACGCGGTGAAGATCGCCGCCGCGCACCGCTGCCCGGTCATCCCGTTCGGCACCGGCACATCGCTCGAGGGGCATCTCAACGCGCCGGCCGGCGGCGTCTCGATCGACGTGTCGCAGATGAACCGCGTGCTGCGGGTCAATGCCGAGGATCTCGACTGCGTGATCGAGCCCGGCGTCACCCGCAAGGCGCTCAACGAGACGCTGCGCGACACCGGCCTGTTCTTCCCGATCGATCCGGGCGCCGATGCCTCGCTCGGCGGCATGGCGGCGACGCGCGCCTCCGGCACCAACGCAGTGCGCTACGGCACCATGCGCGAGGCCGTGATGGCGCTGCGCGCGGTCACCGCCGACGGCTCGGTGGTGACGACCTCGCGGCGCGCCAAGAAGTCGGCCGCCGGCTACGACCTGACACGCCTGTTCGTCGGCTCGGAAGGCACGCTCGGCATCTTCACCGAGCTGACCTTGCGGCTCTTCGGCATTCCGGAGGTGATCGGCGCCGGCGTCTGCACGTTCCCGACCGTGAAGGCGGCGGCCGATGCGGTGATCCTGACCATCCAGTCGGGCATTCCGGTGGCGCGGATCGAGCTGCTCGACACGCTGCAGGTCAAGATGGTCAACGCCTATTCGAAGCTGACCCTGCCGGAATCGCCGCTGCTCTTGGTCGAGTTCCACGGCACGGCGGCGGGGGTCGCCGAACAGTCGACGCTGTTCGGCGAGATCGCGGCCGACTGCGGCGGCGGGCCCTATCAGGCGACCACCGAGCCCGAGCAGCGCTCGAAGCTCTGGCAGGCGCGCCACGACGTCTACTGGTCGGTGGTCAACGCCGCACCCGGCAAGCGCGCGGTCGCGACCGACGTGTGCGTGCCGATCTCGCGGCTCGCCGAATGCATCGACGCGACCGCCGCCGACGTCGCCGAGACCGGCATTCTCGCCCCGATCGTCGGCCATGTCGGCGACGGCAACTTCCATGTCCAGCCCCTGGTCGATCCCAATGATCCGGCCGAGATCGCCAAGGTCGAGGCCTTCATCGAGCGGCTGGTCTACCGGGCGCTGGCGATGGAGGGTACCTGCACCGGCGAGCACGGCGTCGGCCAGGGCAAGATGGCCTATCTCGAAGCCGAGCACGGCCCGGAGGCACTCGAGCTGATGCGGCGGATCAAGAAGGCGTTCGACCCGGACGACATTCTCAATCCGGGCAAGATCGTCATCTGA
- a CDS encoding 50S ribosomal protein L11 methyltransferase: MLANILPDPLCRLAGPLVPLMAPGAMLVVAGLRIGERSRLIAAYRARGLVPVASTAIKEWASLAFEKPLASARRPRR, from the coding sequence GTGCTCGCCAACATCCTGCCCGACCCGCTCTGCCGGCTCGCCGGTCCGCTCGTGCCGCTGATGGCGCCGGGCGCAATGCTGGTGGTGGCGGGCCTCAGGATCGGCGAGCGCTCCCGCCTGATCGCCGCCTATCGGGCGCGCGGCCTCGTTCCCGTCGCCTCGACCGCGATCAAGGAATGGGCGAGCCTCGCCTTCGAAAAGCCCCTCGCCTCCGCGCGACGCCCGCGGCGCTGA
- a CDS encoding aminopeptidase P family protein, whose translation MFQTFDNIADPTVVAPRVAKLRAELKARGLTGLLIPRADEHQGEYVPPSAERLAWVSGFTGSAGVAVVLADTAALFVDGRYTLQAGHQTDTGLFEIVDLIATPPHAWLETRLKAGDRIGYDPWLHTVAGVRRLAKTAAATGAELVALDTNPLDAVWTDRPAPPKGKVALHPIELAGRDVAEKLADAGKAIAAKGAGALIVTQPDSIAWIFNIRGADIAHNPVPLAFAILPRDGRPSLFIDADKLGNVERDHLESHADVAPPAAFVAALDALGQSGAKVLIDPEWVPAKLADRVTAAGGALVEGTDPVTALKAPKNEAELAGTRAAHLRDGVAFARFLAWFDATAPKGGLDEIGVVEALEGFRRATGEMKDTSFDSISGSGPNGAIVHYRVSRATNRPVDRDSLFLIDSGAQYRDGTTDITRTLAIGTPSAEMRDRYTRVLKGHVAISMAVFPKGTTGAHLDAFARLPLWQAGLDFDHGTGHGVGAYLSVHEGPQRISKAGHVALEPGMIVSNEPGYYKTDAYGIRIENLVIVTAPAPIEGGERDMMRFETITLAPYDRRLIDVRLLTRAELTWIDAYHARVRAELTPYLDAETAAWLEAATAPLT comes from the coding sequence ATGTTCCAGACCTTCGACAACATCGCCGATCCGACCGTCGTCGCCCCGCGCGTGGCGAAGCTCAGGGCCGAGCTGAAGGCCCGCGGCCTGACCGGGCTCCTCATCCCCCGCGCCGACGAGCACCAGGGCGAATATGTGCCGCCCTCGGCCGAGCGGCTCGCCTGGGTCTCCGGCTTCACCGGCTCGGCCGGCGTCGCGGTCGTGCTCGCCGACACCGCCGCGCTGTTCGTCGACGGCCGCTACACGCTGCAGGCCGGCCACCAGACTGACACGGGCCTGTTCGAGATCGTCGACCTGATCGCGACGCCGCCGCACGCCTGGCTGGAGACGCGGCTGAAGGCCGGCGACCGCATTGGCTATGACCCGTGGCTGCACACCGTCGCGGGCGTGCGCCGCCTCGCCAAGACAGCGGCCGCCACCGGGGCCGAACTGGTCGCGCTCGATACGAACCCGCTCGATGCCGTCTGGACCGACCGTCCGGCACCGCCCAAGGGCAAGGTCGCGCTGCATCCGATCGAGCTCGCCGGCCGCGACGTCGCCGAAAAGCTCGCCGACGCCGGCAAGGCGATCGCCGCGAAGGGCGCGGGTGCGCTGATCGTGACGCAGCCGGACTCGATCGCCTGGATCTTCAACATTCGCGGCGCCGACATCGCCCACAATCCGGTGCCGCTCGCCTTCGCGATCCTGCCGCGCGACGGCCGGCCGAGCCTGTTCATCGATGCCGATAAGCTCGGCAATGTCGAGCGTGATCATCTCGAGTCGCATGCCGACGTGGCACCGCCGGCTGCCTTCGTCGCCGCGCTCGACGCGCTCGGCCAAAGCGGCGCGAAGGTGCTGATCGATCCGGAATGGGTGCCGGCGAAGCTCGCCGATCGCGTCACCGCCGCCGGCGGCGCGCTCGTCGAGGGCACCGACCCGGTGACCGCGCTGAAGGCGCCGAAGAACGAGGCCGAGCTCGCCGGCACGCGCGCCGCGCATCTGCGCGACGGCGTCGCCTTCGCGCGCTTCCTCGCGTGGTTCGACGCCACGGCGCCGAAGGGCGGCCTCGATGAGATCGGCGTCGTCGAGGCGCTCGAGGGCTTCCGGCGTGCGACCGGCGAGATGAAGGACACCTCCTTCGATTCGATCTCGGGCAGCGGCCCGAACGGCGCCATCGTCCACTACCGCGTCAGCCGCGCAACCAACCGGCCGGTCGACCGGGACAGCCTGTTCCTGATCGACAGCGGCGCGCAGTATCGCGACGGCACCACCGATATCACCCGCACCCTGGCGATCGGCACGCCGAGCGCCGAAATGCGTGATCGCTACACACGGGTGCTCAAGGGCCACGTCGCGATCTCGATGGCGGTGTTCCCGAAGGGCACGACCGGCGCCCATCTCGACGCCTTCGCCCGCCTGCCGCTCTGGCAGGCCGGCCTCGACTTCGATCACGGCACCGGCCACGGCGTCGGCGCCTATCTGTCGGTCCACGAGGGCCCGCAGCGCATCTCCAAGGCCGGCCATGTCGCGCTGGAACCGGGCATGATCGTCTCCAACGAGCCCGGCTACTACAAGACCGACGCCTATGGCATCCGGATCGAGAACCTCGTCATCGTCACCGCGCCGGCGCCGATCGAGGGCGGCGAGCGCGACATGATGCGGTTCGAGACCATCACGCTCGCGCCCTACGACCGCCGCCTGATCGACGTGCGACTGTTGACCCGGGCCGAGCTCACCTGGATCGACGCTTATCACGCCCGCGTCCGCGCCGAACTGACGCCCTATCTCGACGCCGAGACCGCCGCCTGGCTCGAAGCGGCCACTGCGCCGCTCACTTGA
- a CDS encoding 50S ribosomal protein L11 methyltransferase: MPTVQVRLTAATEEANRIFRLLEEAFEDDGFPVTQEETPAYSENWTIDTIMFDVEPDEAIARVRDVLGSDGFGAPIEASVLDMDTNWIAMSEEIRKPVEAGRFFVHGRHDRDRRPPNTINLEIDAEFAFGTGHHATTWACLVALDRLLKQRRYERPLDLGTGTGVLALAIARVLHVPVIATDIDPVAVQIAAQNVALNGGLGLVECIVADGMKARRLAEAAPYDLVVANILARPLTRLAAPIARALAPSATVVLSGLRTSDASMVLSAYRMQGLYLADSVTKDDWMALIFAR; encoded by the coding sequence ATGCCCACCGTCCAGGTCCGCCTGACCGCCGCCACCGAAGAGGCCAACCGCATCTTCCGCCTGCTCGAGGAAGCCTTCGAGGACGACGGCTTCCCGGTCACGCAGGAAGAGACGCCGGCCTATTCCGAGAACTGGACGATCGACACGATCATGTTCGACGTCGAGCCGGACGAGGCGATCGCGCGCGTGCGCGACGTGCTCGGCTCCGACGGCTTCGGCGCGCCGATCGAGGCGAGCGTGCTCGACATGGACACCAACTGGATCGCCATGAGCGAGGAGATCCGCAAGCCGGTCGAGGCCGGCCGTTTCTTCGTCCATGGCCGTCACGACCGCGATCGCCGCCCGCCGAACACGATCAATCTCGAGATCGACGCCGAGTTCGCCTTCGGCACCGGCCACCACGCCACCACCTGGGCCTGCCTGGTCGCGCTCGACCGGCTCCTGAAGCAGCGCCGCTACGAACGACCGCTCGACCTCGGCACCGGCACCGGCGTGCTGGCGCTCGCCATCGCGCGCGTGCTGCACGTGCCGGTGATCGCGACCGACATCGATCCGGTCGCCGTGCAGATCGCCGCGCAGAACGTCGCTCTCAACGGTGGCCTCGGCCTCGTCGAGTGCATCGTCGCCGATGGCATGAAGGCGCGCCGCCTCGCGGAAGCCGCACCCTATGATCTGGTGGTCGCCAATATCCTGGCCCGGCCGCTGACCCGCCTCGCCGCGCCGATTGCCCGCGCGCTCGCGCCGAGCGCGACGGTCGTGCTGTCCGGCCTGCGCACCTCGGACGCATCGATGGTGCTCTCGGCCTATCGCATGCAGGGTCTCTATCTCGCCGACAGCGTCACCAAGGACGACTGGATGGCGTTGATCTTCGCCCGCTGA
- a CDS encoding UvrD-helicase domain-containing protein, with protein sequence MAGSQPRPGFEPAPPPRPGGIAARAAAARAMPAPTYLDNLNPEQREAIVTIDGPVLVLAGAGTGKTRVLTTRIAHILATGHARPSEILAVTFTNKAAREMKERIAHLIGERVEGMPWLGTFHAIGTKVLRRHAELVGLRSDFTILDTDDQLRLMKQIIQAEGIDEKRWPARQLASFIDTWKNRGLDPDNIPPLEAKAFGNGKGGDLYRAYQARLKTLNATDFGDLLLHVIKIWQRHPDVLADYQRRFRYILVDEYQDTNVAQYLWLRLLAMQTKNVCCVGDDDQSIYGWRGAEVDNILRFEHDFPGAKVIRLERNYRSTTHILAAASHLIAHNESRLGKTLFTEKNHDDAEKVAVASSWDSEEEARSISDEIERLQRDGHKLNEIAILVRASFQMREFEDRFVTLGLPYRVVGGPRFYERAEIRDALAYFRTTCQPADDLAFERIVNVPKRGLGDASLQQVHGLARARGVPLLAAAGLIVETEELKPKARSSLKGLVDSFTRWRAQLEHMPHTDLAGIILDESGYTEMWQNDRSAEAPGRLENLKELLRSMEDYESLPAFLEHVSLVMDTENDPSLDAVNVMTLHSAKGLEFDTVFLPGWEEGLFPHQRALDEGGRAGLEEERRLAYVGITRAKKRAQIWFASNRRIHGSWQTSIPSRFLDELPEPHVEVIESKSNYGGYGRSRFDQMEPFGSTYATPGWQRAQKLKAGGRTAGGYGSSSDDYAQDEYDRAPGEAQRGRFGDAAGGRGGGRGGFGEAGRGFDHDSYRTPARDRWGNPLREKKLGGVIEGSLVAKSVSTGAATYAVGERVFHQKFGIGSVIEVEGNKLTIDFDRAGRKRVLDSFVTRP encoded by the coding sequence CTGGCGGGTTCCCAGCCGCGCCCCGGCTTCGAGCCCGCGCCCCCGCCGCGCCCCGGCGGCATCGCCGCGCGCGCCGCGGCCGCCCGCGCGATGCCGGCGCCGACCTATCTCGACAACCTCAATCCCGAGCAGCGCGAAGCGATCGTCACCATCGACGGCCCGGTACTGGTGCTCGCCGGCGCCGGCACCGGCAAGACGCGCGTGCTGACCACGCGCATCGCCCATATTCTCGCGACCGGCCACGCGCGGCCTTCGGAGATCCTCGCCGTCACCTTCACCAACAAAGCGGCGCGCGAGATGAAGGAGCGCATCGCGCATCTGATCGGCGAGCGCGTCGAGGGCATGCCCTGGCTCGGCACCTTCCACGCCATCGGCACCAAGGTGCTGCGCCGCCACGCCGAACTGGTCGGCCTGCGCTCGGACTTCACCATCCTCGATACCGACGATCAGCTTCGCCTGATGAAGCAGATCATCCAGGCCGAGGGCATCGACGAAAAGCGCTGGCCGGCGCGCCAGCTCGCGAGCTTCATCGACACCTGGAAGAACCGCGGCCTCGACCCGGACAACATCCCGCCGCTCGAGGCCAAGGCCTTCGGCAACGGCAAGGGCGGCGACCTCTACCGCGCCTATCAGGCGCGGCTGAAGACGCTGAACGCGACCGACTTCGGCGACTTGCTGCTGCACGTGATCAAGATCTGGCAGCGCCATCCCGACGTGCTCGCCGACTACCAGCGCCGGTTCCGCTACATCCTGGTCGACGAGTACCAGGACACCAACGTCGCGCAGTATCTGTGGCTGCGCCTTTTGGCGATGCAGACCAAGAACGTCTGCTGCGTCGGCGACGACGACCAGTCGATCTACGGCTGGCGCGGCGCCGAGGTCGACAACATCCTGCGCTTCGAGCACGATTTTCCCGGCGCCAAGGTGATCCGGCTCGAGCGCAACTATCGCTCGACCACCCACATCCTCGCCGCCGCCTCGCATCTGATCGCCCATAACGAGAGCCGGCTCGGCAAGACGCTGTTCACCGAGAAGAACCACGACGACGCGGAGAAGGTCGCGGTCGCCTCGTCCTGGGACTCGGAGGAAGAGGCGCGTTCGATCTCCGACGAGATCGAACGGCTCCAGCGCGACGGCCACAAGCTGAACGAGATCGCGATCCTGGTCCGCGCCTCGTTCCAGATGCGCGAGTTCGAAGATCGCTTCGTGACACTCGGCCTGCCCTATCGCGTGGTCGGCGGCCCGCGGTTCTATGAGCGCGCCGAAATCCGTGATGCGCTCGCCTATTTCCGCACGACGTGCCAGCCGGCCGACGATCTCGCGTTCGAGCGCATCGTCAACGTGCCGAAGCGTGGCCTCGGCGATGCCTCGCTGCAGCAGGTGCACGGCCTCGCCCGCGCCCGCGGCGTACCGCTGCTCGCCGCCGCCGGCCTGATCGTCGAGACCGAGGAACTGAAGCCGAAGGCGCGGTCATCGCTGAAGGGCCTCGTCGACAGCTTCACGCGCTGGCGCGCCCAGCTCGAACACATGCCGCACACCGATCTCGCCGGCATCATCCTGGACGAGTCCGGCTACACCGAGATGTGGCAGAACGACCGCTCGGCCGAAGCGCCGGGGCGGCTCGAAAACCTCAAGGAGCTGCTGCGCTCCATGGAGGACTACGAGTCGCTGCCGGCCTTCCTCGAGCACGTCAGCCTGGTCATGGACACCGAGAACGATCCCTCGCTCGACGCCGTCAACGTCATGACGCTGCATTCGGCCAAGGGCCTCGAATTCGATACCGTGTTCCTGCCCGGCTGGGAGGAAGGCCTGTTCCCGCACCAGCGCGCGCTCGACGAGGGCGGCCGCGCCGGGCTCGAGGAGGAGCGCCGCCTCGCCTATGTCGGCATCACCCGCGCCAAGAAGCGCGCGCAGATCTGGTTCGCCTCCAACCGCCGCATCCACGGCTCCTGGCAGACCTCGATCCCGAGCCGCTTCCTCGACGAACTGCCCGAACCGCACGTCGAGGTGATCGAATCAAAGTCGAACTACGGCGGCTACGGCCGCAGCCGATTCGACCAGATGGAGCCGTTCGGCTCGACCTACGCGACGCCCGGCTGGCAGCGCGCCCAGAAGCTCAAGGCCGGCGGCCGCACAGCCGGGGGTTACGGCTCGTCGTCCGACGATTATGCCCAGGACGAATACGATCGCGCGCCCGGCGAGGCCCAGCGCGGCCGCTTCGGCGACGCTGCCGGTGGCCGTGGCGGCGGTCGCGGCGGGTTCGGCGAAGCCGGCCGCGGCTTCGATCACGACAGCTACCGGACCCCGGCACGCGACCGATGGGGCAATCCGCTGCGGGAAAAGAAGCTCGGCGGCGTGATCGAGGGCAGCCTGGTCGCCAAGAGCGTTTCGACCGGTGCCGCGACTTATGCTGTCGGCGAACGGGTTTTTCATCAGAAGTTCGGCATCGGCTCGGTCATCGAAGTCGAAGGCAACAAGCTCACCATCGATTTCGATCGCGCCGGTCGCAAACGTGTACTGGACAGTTTCGTTACTCGTCCCTGA
- a CDS encoding ATP-binding protein produces the protein MLESSIEIGDDYRLPPALLDAASGGSNVLGLRTLRLRDAADENRAAIDRAFVQRILDDTPDMIVRCLADTTIIFANRAYAEAHGVDPEQLIGCRVADIARPVDPAALEAIFQSFGKDGEEYISTEMDFRRLDGRIATVFWTSRIFYGATGEVEEIQSVGRDVTELRSLLGKVERQNRELERLNQQISATNEGLKQFNRIVCHDLQEPLSKLNGYSEVLRQAVTTGDAEEIEFALGVIQDSAGRAGLLVRDMSRFARMSEQAPTWSTFRLAPFVDGVIRQLGRQIRDAGADVSLTIDQDLIVRGDLLHCRQIFLNLISNAVKYRSPERPARIAVVAKPVGLDGAFAVTVSDNGVGFDKVHARAIFEPFLRLRGGPARDGTGMGLTIAAAAARAQGFELTADGRIGEGSTFCLIIPPSNIDTAAGPGHAGERPELHHDVV, from the coding sequence ATGCTCGAAAGCAGCATCGAGATCGGGGACGACTACCGCCTGCCGCCGGCCCTGCTGGATGCGGCCAGCGGTGGCTCGAACGTTCTCGGGCTGCGCACCCTGCGCCTGCGCGACGCCGCCGACGAAAATCGGGCGGCGATCGACAGAGCCTTCGTACAGCGCATCCTCGACGACACGCCGGACATGATCGTCCGGTGTCTCGCCGATACGACGATCATCTTCGCCAATCGCGCCTATGCCGAGGCGCACGGCGTCGATCCGGAACAGTTGATCGGCTGCCGTGTCGCCGACATCGCGCGACCGGTCGACCCGGCGGCACTGGAAGCGATCTTTCAGTCCTTCGGCAAGGACGGCGAAGAGTACATCTCGACCGAAATGGATTTCCGGCGCCTGGACGGCCGGATCGCCACGGTATTCTGGACCTCTCGCATCTTCTATGGCGCGACCGGCGAGGTCGAGGAGATCCAGTCCGTCGGCCGCGATGTCACGGAACTGCGCAGCCTGCTCGGCAAGGTGGAGCGGCAGAACCGTGAACTGGAGCGGCTGAACCAGCAGATCAGCGCAACCAACGAAGGTTTGAAGCAGTTCAACCGGATCGTCTGCCACGATCTGCAGGAACCGCTGAGCAAGTTGAACGGTTATTCGGAAGTTCTTCGGCAGGCGGTGACGACGGGCGATGCCGAGGAGATCGAGTTCGCGCTCGGCGTGATCCAGGACAGCGCCGGCCGCGCCGGGCTTCTGGTCCGCGACATGTCCCGTTTCGCCCGGATGTCCGAGCAGGCGCCGACCTGGTCGACCTTCCGGCTCGCGCCCTTCGTCGACGGCGTGATCCGCCAGCTCGGACGACAGATCCGGGACGCGGGCGCCGACGTATCTCTGACGATCGATCAAGATCTGATCGTCCGGGGAGATCTGCTGCACTGCCGGCAGATTTTCCTGAATCTGATCTCCAATGCAGTGAAGTACCGCTCGCCCGAGCGCCCCGCGCGCATCGCCGTCGTGGCGAAGCCGGTCGGATTAGACGGCGCCTTTGCCGTGACCGTCTCCGACAACGGCGTCGGCTTCGACAAGGTGCATGCGCGGGCGATCTTCGAGCCCTTCCTCCGCCTGCGCGGCGGGCCGGCCCGCGACGGGACCGGCATGGGGCTGACGATCGCCGCAGCGGCGGCGCGCGCGCAAGGATTTGAACTGACGGCGGACGGCCGGATCGGCGAAGGTTCGACCTTCTGCCTGATCATCCCGCCTTCGAACATCGACACAGCGGCGGGCCCTGGGCACGCAGGGGAACGTCCGGAGTTGCATCATGACGTCGTCTAA
- a CDS encoding FkbM family methyltransferase, translated as MFVSYAQNAEDVILNRIFAGKARGTYVDVGASHPTLDSVTQAFYDRGWNGINVEPLPDRIAELAYARPRDLNLRLALADRPGTAVFHVFPTLHGLSTLSAEVAERSAALGDEPFRVEVEVSTLAIVLEAAKVETLDFLKIDVEGAEAAVLAGMDFSRWRPTVVVVEATAPGTPQPSHETWEPLLIAARYRPVLFDGLNRFYLAEEAAALAERFTTPPNVFDGHVVAKSFGDPLENRGHPDHDFAVHLASTWLNALALASDTELTRLVCHGLPAHILDGPVSAAGVVEAYRRVFGKRVGEGIVERIVAFDPRPSLREVIAGFVGSDLFRAARARVAVPKLR; from the coding sequence ATGTTCGTCTCCTACGCCCAGAACGCCGAAGACGTGATCCTGAACCGCATCTTCGCGGGCAAGGCGCGCGGGACCTATGTCGATGTCGGCGCGTCGCATCCGACGCTCGATTCGGTCACGCAGGCCTTCTACGATCGCGGCTGGAACGGCATCAACGTCGAGCCGCTGCCGGACCGGATTGCCGAACTCGCCTATGCCCGGCCGCGCGATCTCAATCTGCGGCTCGCACTCGCCGATCGGCCGGGCACGGCGGTGTTCCACGTGTTTCCGACGCTGCACGGTTTGTCGACGCTGTCGGCCGAGGTCGCGGAGCGTTCGGCGGCGCTCGGCGACGAGCCGTTCCGGGTCGAAGTCGAAGTATCGACGCTCGCGATCGTGCTCGAGGCCGCCAAGGTCGAGACGCTCGATTTCCTGAAGATCGACGTCGAAGGTGCGGAGGCCGCCGTGCTCGCCGGCATGGATTTTTCGCGCTGGCGGCCGACGGTCGTCGTGGTCGAGGCGACCGCGCCGGGAACCCCGCAGCCGAGCCACGAGACCTGGGAGCCGCTGCTCATCGCCGCGCGCTACCGGCCGGTGCTGTTCGACGGGCTCAATCGCTTCTATCTCGCCGAGGAGGCCGCCGCGCTCGCCGAACGCTTCACGACGCCGCCGAATGTGTTCGACGGCCATGTGGTCGCGAAGAGTTTTGGCGATCCGCTCGAGAACCGCGGCCATCCCGACCACGACTTCGCGGTCCATCTGGCCTCGACCTGGCTCAACGCGCTGGCGCTCGCCAGCGACACTGAACTGACCAGGCTCGTCTGCCACGGCCTGCCGGCGCATATTCTCGACGGGCCGGTCAGTGCGGCCGGCGTCGTGGAGGCCTACCGGCGGGTGTTCGGCAAGCGCGTCGGCGAGGGGATCGTCGAGCGCATCGTCGCTTTCGATCCGCGCCCGTCGCTGCGCGAGGTCATCGCCGGCTTTGTCGGCTCCGACCTGTTCCGTGCCGCCCGGGCGCGGGTTGCGGTGCCGAAGCTCAGGTGA
- a CDS encoding type III secretion system chaperone, with the protein MHDVEHALEVIKEAAGLAQLELNANKQAEIKFADGFVAHITQIDKTNLELSFRLPDLAFASTGMLRAMMMANFLGAGTGAGRLALDPGKEEILYCERWDVTDIDARNVARKFSEFVLAGGYWLTEGGNRVIAAGEAFDRPVVTRDPDTEADNFDDDGAEGEDGEEREVLAPILIRL; encoded by the coding sequence ATGCACGACGTCGAACATGCTCTCGAGGTGATCAAAGAGGCCGCCGGTCTTGCTCAGCTCGAGTTGAACGCCAACAAGCAGGCCGAAATCAAATTTGCCGATGGGTTCGTTGCGCACATCACCCAGATCGACAAAACGAATCTGGAACTGAGCTTCCGTCTTCCGGATCTCGCCTTCGCGAGCACGGGGATGCTGCGTGCGATGATGATGGCCAACTTCCTGGGGGCGGGGACCGGCGCCGGCAGGCTCGCGCTCGACCCCGGCAAGGAGGAGATCCTCTACTGCGAGCGTTGGGACGTGACGGACATCGACGCCCGGAATGTCGCCCGCAAGTTCTCGGAATTCGTCCTCGCGGGCGGCTATTGGCTGACGGAGGGTGGCAATCGGGTGATCGCCGCCGGCGAGGCGTTCGATCGTCCGGTCGTCACGCGCGATCCGGACACCGAGGCGGACAATTTCGATGACGACGGCGCAGAAGGCGAAGACGGTGAAGAGAGGGAGGTTCTCGCGCCGATCTTGATCCGTCTCTGA